One Mycobacteroides salmoniphilum DNA segment encodes these proteins:
- a CDS encoding SAM-dependent methyltransferase, protein MTSPAHKYQFDLIAAALRALESQRGHPLINDPLAAVLVAAANEPLSSAFLATGFPENPSAADGTFLLINASGIFTRYGDDFITTELALGTRQVVQFVAGLDTRAYRLPWPTDAVLYEVDHPHTLEFRSRVLKEHGSVAAVTQRLVPVATTAGPWVEDLCTAGFDPEQPTAWLIAPLIMAGIPSESQDLLFERIIELSAPGSAICSDANIFLSSTETWESLAEPVVPEYIRAANFWMLTYPDSRMPPADWLTGHGWITEVHTAAEIAAHYERPFTDDVPDIVKQHTQWQFLKAKLPL, encoded by the coding sequence CCGCGGCTCTGCGTGCATTGGAAAGTCAGCGCGGCCACCCACTGATCAATGATCCGCTCGCGGCGGTCCTGGTTGCCGCGGCGAACGAGCCCCTCAGTAGTGCCTTCCTCGCGACAGGATTTCCTGAGAACCCGTCGGCGGCCGACGGCACTTTCCTCCTCATCAACGCGTCGGGAATCTTCACGCGATACGGTGACGACTTCATCACCACGGAGCTTGCGCTGGGAACCCGGCAAGTCGTGCAGTTTGTCGCGGGTCTGGACACTCGGGCCTACCGACTCCCATGGCCGACGGATGCCGTTCTGTACGAGGTGGACCATCCGCACACGCTGGAGTTCCGAAGCCGTGTACTCAAGGAGCACGGCTCCGTCGCTGCCGTGACGCAGCGGCTCGTGCCCGTGGCGACGACGGCAGGACCGTGGGTCGAGGATCTGTGCACCGCGGGCTTCGACCCGGAACAACCCACCGCCTGGCTGATCGCTCCGCTGATCATGGCGGGCATACCCAGCGAGAGTCAGGACCTGCTGTTTGAACGAATCATCGAGCTGTCCGCGCCGGGCAGCGCCATCTGCAGCGACGCCAACATCTTCTTGTCCTCGACCGAGACGTGGGAATCACTCGCCGAACCCGTTGTCCCCGAATATATCCGGGCAGCGAACTTCTGGATGCTCACATATCCGGATTCCCGCATGCCACCCGCGGATTGGCTGACGGGGCACGGCTGGATCACCGAGGTACACACGGCTGCCGAGATCGCCGCGCACTACGAGCGTCCCTTCACCGACGATGTGCCGGACATCGTCAAGCAGCACACCCAATGGCAGTTTCTCAAAGCCAAACTGCCCTTGTGA